In Silene latifolia isolate original U9 population chromosome 3, ASM4854445v1, whole genome shotgun sequence, a single window of DNA contains:
- the LOC141648735 gene encoding uncharacterized protein LOC141648735, whose translation MVFKKWKDICLPWDAGGFNIKDLSTWNDALQCRWLYLLAYTAVGSWASWHQAYILQHQTIWNIQTHDSFSSSLKGILIVRDRLVALTGSISNASSLINSWCSHGKFRVTAAYNYLRGTVLVGPWVKALTHPRIVPSHRIICSLAAQKKLAIVDNMQHRGFYMVNRCSLCEVALEDHAHLFFNCSFSKDIWQQLMYWMGVNRAGLCLLSELEHAGIGGKQNWRMAWFCTTLAAAVYQIWNERNSRLFRERKATVHDIVRQIKFLVSTRLLM comes from the coding sequence ATGGTGTTTAAAAAATGGAAGGATATCTGTTTGCCCTGGGATGCAGGTGGGTTCAACATCAAGGATCTCTCTACTTGGAATGATGCTTTGCAGTGCAGATGGCTTTATCTGTTGGCTTATACTGCTGTGGGGAGCTGGGCTTCCTGGCACCAGGCTTACATTCTGCAGCATCAGACAATATGGAATATCCAAACCCATGATAGTTTTTCCTCTAGTTTAAAGGGGATCCTGATTGTAAGGGATAGGCTGGTTGCTCTTACAGGCAGTATATCTAATGCCTCCTCTTTGATAAATAGTTGGTGTTCTCATGGAAAATTTAGAGTCACTGCAGCTTATAACTATCTGAGAGGTACTGTCCTGGTTGGTCCTTGGGTTAAAGCTTTGACTCACCCTCGTATTGTTCCTAGTCATAGGATAATATGCTCTTTGGCAGCCCAGAAGAAATTAGCTATTGTGGATAATATGCAGCATCGAGGATTTTATATGGTGAATAGATGCTCTCTTTGTGAAGTTGCTCTTGAGGATCATGCCCACTTGTTCTTTAATTGCTCTTTTTCCAAGGATATTTGGCAACAGCTTATGTATTGGATGGGAGTGAATCGTGCTGGTTTATGCTTACTATCTGAACTTGAACATGCTGGAATTGGAGGTAAGCAGAATTGGAGAATGGCATGGTTTTGTACTACTTTGGCTGCTGCAGTTTACCAGATTTGGAATGAACGCAATTCCCGACTGTTTAGAGAAAGGAAGGCTACTGTACATGACATTGTCAGGCAGATTAAGTTTCTCGTTTCTACTCGTCTTCTAATGTGA